One window of Bacteroidota bacterium genomic DNA carries:
- a CDS encoding AarF/ABC1/UbiB kinase family protein: protein MQITRTIKNIRRIRAVIGVLFKYGFEDLVTHSRLRGLVSQKRRLTWQRRGRPVFEYSRWERVRMAAEELGPTFVKLCQVLSNRPDILPEELINELQKLQSNVPPFPTEEAIAVIEHETGKKIEELFSYFENDVIGSASIGQVHRARLITGEEVVVKVQRPGVREQIQSDLQIIKDLVGYADNYFQKQGILNAIDIVDSFEKTMSKELQYLTEGRAMEQFRNFYKAQKSFYVPKPYREISTDKVLVIEFVKGCKITDVDQLIKWGLEPTAIAELGLDIYLTQIFEFGYFHADPHPGNVFVQENGRIVLIDFGMVGKMLPKDKFAFAGVFVGMANHDAQQMALALRSLAVEHDIKDMRILEMELNDLIEDFAYLDVDESSIADISQRLQSIIYKNKMAVPGSVFLIFRALAILEGIGKTIHPKINTLEHVKPFGAKLLAEQFSPKNLLKEATTRGQSLMSFLTAFPNEVKAILRKIRKGQITMEVRHAGLDRVMDTLDSIGNRLSLALALASMLVSGAIVMVASPGYREEGTIPQVSAGLFILAAITGFFLLISILRSGRNE, encoded by the coding sequence ATGCAGATCACGCGTACCATCAAGAATATCCGGCGCATCAGGGCCGTGATCGGCGTACTGTTCAAGTATGGCTTTGAGGATTTGGTGACCCATTCGCGGCTACGCGGCTTGGTTTCCCAAAAACGACGCCTTACTTGGCAACGCAGAGGCAGGCCCGTGTTTGAATACAGCCGCTGGGAACGCGTGCGCATGGCAGCCGAAGAACTCGGTCCGACATTCGTGAAACTTTGTCAGGTGCTGAGCAACCGCCCTGACATTTTGCCCGAAGAGCTGATCAATGAGCTCCAAAAACTGCAAAGCAACGTGCCGCCCTTTCCGACCGAGGAAGCAATCGCGGTCATCGAGCACGAGACAGGGAAAAAGATCGAGGAACTTTTCTCCTACTTCGAGAATGACGTGATCGGCTCCGCCTCCATCGGGCAGGTGCACCGCGCCAGGTTGATCACGGGCGAAGAAGTCGTTGTGAAGGTGCAGCGCCCCGGGGTGCGCGAGCAGATTCAAAGCGACCTGCAGATCATCAAGGACTTGGTCGGCTACGCCGACAACTATTTTCAGAAACAAGGCATCCTCAACGCCATTGACATCGTCGATTCGTTTGAAAAGACCATGTCCAAGGAACTGCAATACCTCACCGAAGGTAGGGCAATGGAGCAGTTCCGGAATTTTTACAAGGCTCAAAAGTCCTTTTACGTCCCAAAGCCTTATCGCGAAATCAGCACCGACAAGGTCCTCGTGATCGAGTTCGTCAAGGGCTGCAAAATCACCGATGTCGATCAGTTGATCAAATGGGGGCTGGAACCTACGGCGATTGCGGAATTGGGATTGGACATCTACCTGACGCAAATCTTCGAATTTGGCTATTTCCACGCCGACCCTCACCCGGGTAACGTGTTTGTGCAGGAAAACGGTCGCATCGTCCTCATTGACTTCGGGATGGTGGGCAAAATGTTGCCCAAGGACAAATTTGCTTTCGCAGGTGTGTTTGTGGGCATGGCCAACCACGATGCACAACAAATGGCCTTGGCGTTGCGCAGCTTGGCGGTCGAGCACGACATCAAGGACATGCGCATCCTGGAAATGGAACTGAATGACCTGATCGAGGACTTTGCCTATTTGGATGTTGATGAAAGTTCGATCGCGGATATTTCCCAGCGCTTGCAGTCGATCATCTACAAAAACAAGATGGCGGTGCCGGGGAGTGTGTTTTTGATCTTCCGCGCCTTGGCCATTTTGGAAGGGATCGGAAAGACCATTCACCCGAAAATCAATACACTCGAGCACGTCAAACCCTTTGGTGCCAAATTGCTTGCCGAGCAATTCAGCCCCAAGAACTTGCTCAAGGAAGCCACGACACGCGGCCAATCCTTGATGTCATTCCTCACGGCCTTCCCCAATGAGGTCAAGGCCATTTTGCGGAAAATCAGGAAGGGCCAAATCACGATGGAAGTCCGCCATGCGGGACTTGATCGGGTGATGGACACGCTTGACAGCATTGGTAACCGCCTCAGCCTTGCCCTTGCCTTGGCATCGATGCTCGTTTCGGGGGCGATTGTCATGGTCGCGTCTCCGGGTTACCGCGAAGAAGGCACCATTCCCCAAGTGAGCGCTGGACTTTTCATCTTGGCAGCCATCACCGGCTTCTTCCTGCTGATTTCCATTCTCCGCAGCGGGCGTAACGAATAG
- a CDS encoding alpha/beta hydrolase, translated as MSTIQHGLIRSTLGTLVWALRGSEYNIPVMRRVADMGSFVFFMPSGVETEKVMVDHIDCEWIIPKKANHNKVFLYLHGGGYALGSKITHRALAAEIVRQAGFCALIPEYRLAPEFPFPCALNDAVRCYEWLLETGHDPKDIIVGGDSAGGGLALACLLKAKEMGLPMPAAQVLISPWVDLTVSKPSIYKYMDKTPMFYLREMKTWARNYADEEALDHPLVSPLYADLTGLPPMLLQMSDTEVLVDEDLELAERAKAAGIDVTLQVSEGLMHVWHIYWRYLDQAKEAITKIVAFVGEQAGK; from the coding sequence GTGTCGACAATACAACATGGCTTGATTCGCTCCACCTTGGGCACGCTCGTATGGGCTTTGCGCGGGTCCGAATACAACATCCCGGTGATGCGCCGCGTAGCCGATATGGGATCCTTCGTGTTTTTCATGCCTTCGGGTGTGGAAACCGAAAAGGTGATGGTCGATCATATTGACTGCGAATGGATCATCCCCAAAAAAGCGAATCACAACAAAGTCTTTCTCTATCTACACGGTGGCGGTTACGCCTTGGGATCCAAAATCACGCATCGTGCACTTGCCGCAGAGATTGTGCGTCAGGCAGGATTCTGTGCACTGATCCCGGAATACCGCCTTGCACCCGAATTCCCGTTCCCATGTGCGCTGAATGACGCCGTTAGATGTTACGAATGGCTGCTGGAAACTGGCCATGACCCCAAGGACATCATCGTCGGGGGCGACTCCGCTGGCGGCGGATTGGCGTTGGCCTGCCTCTTGAAGGCCAAGGAAATGGGCTTGCCCATGCCCGCTGCGCAAGTTTTGATTTCGCCATGGGTGGATCTGACGGTCTCCAAGCCGAGCATCTACAAGTACATGGACAAGACGCCGATGTTTTATCTCCGTGAGATGAAAACTTGGGCCCGCAACTATGCCGACGAGGAGGCGCTCGACCATCCGCTGGTCAGCCCATTGTATGCCGACCTCACAGGCTTGCCGCCGATGTTGCTTCAAATGAGCGATACCGAAGTGCTTGTCGATGAGGATTTAGAGCTTGCCGAGCGGGCAAAGGCCGCCGGAATTGATGTGACACTCCAAGTTTCAGAGGGGCTCATGCATGTTTGGCACATTTACTGGCGCTACCTGGATCAAGCCAAGGAAGCCATCACCAAAATCGTTGCATTCGTCGGAGAACAAGCCGGAAAGTAA
- a CDS encoding serpin family protein — MKFEARRMMIPLKSMIVGMFCLGAAQTAVACALGNLGESSPTEQAKPLDAVAAASNAFGFNLYQKLVGEKPEENQFMSGFSVFAALAMTSEGAGGTTLDILKNTLALPEREVLHAGLSELGAALSRGDAPYALAVANAIWPEKSFHLKPEFLSVIRKVYHGESLPLNFKSDFENSRKTINAWVEKQTNQRIKNLLPEGSLTELTRMVLTNAIYFKGKWKFEFDKKLTQSQPFWLSKGNKVEAPLMYLPYKKQKLKYAQMDGFEALSLPYQGDDLSMIVLLPELDKMADLEKKLDAAQWSLISMQLHPAPVNVWLPKFKIEGGGSIKPALSSLGMASLFESADFSNMFSDPVEFKISDVFHKAFVEVNEEGTEAAAATAVVVAEKSAAMQEDPIRNFRADHPFIFMIQHNASKSILFLGKMVKPVI, encoded by the coding sequence ATGAAATTCGAAGCCCGTAGAATGATGATTCCTTTGAAATCCATGATTGTTGGAATGTTTTGTCTTGGTGCCGCGCAAACAGCTGTCGCTTGTGCGCTCGGAAATCTTGGTGAAAGTAGCCCCACAGAACAAGCAAAACCGTTGGATGCCGTCGCAGCCGCAAGCAATGCCTTTGGCTTCAACCTCTACCAGAAATTGGTGGGCGAAAAGCCCGAGGAAAATCAATTTATGTCTGGATTTTCGGTCTTCGCAGCCTTGGCGATGACCTCTGAGGGGGCAGGTGGCACCACCCTCGACATTCTCAAGAACACCCTCGCACTGCCAGAAAGGGAAGTTCTCCATGCCGGACTCAGCGAATTGGGTGCCGCCTTGAGCCGTGGCGACGCTCCCTACGCTTTGGCCGTAGCCAATGCCATTTGGCCCGAAAAGTCATTTCACCTCAAACCAGAATTTCTTTCCGTCATCCGCAAGGTCTACCACGGTGAATCCTTGCCGCTCAACTTCAAATCCGATTTCGAAAATTCACGCAAGACCATCAACGCTTGGGTCGAAAAGCAGACAAACCAACGCATCAAAAATCTTCTTCCCGAGGGCTCTCTCACCGAACTCACCCGCATGGTCCTCACCAATGCCATCTATTTCAAGGGCAAGTGGAAATTCGAATTCGACAAGAAGCTGACGCAGTCACAACCCTTTTGGCTTTCAAAGGGAAACAAGGTGGAGGCCCCGCTGATGTATTTGCCCTACAAAAAGCAGAAGCTCAAATATGCCCAAATGGATGGTTTTGAGGCACTTTCCCTGCCCTACCAGGGCGACGACCTCTCAATGATCGTCTTGCTTCCAGAGTTGGACAAGATGGCTGATTTGGAAAAGAAACTTGACGCCGCACAATGGTCGCTGATTTCGATGCAGCTCCATCCGGCACCCGTCAATGTTTGGCTCCCCAAGTTCAAAATCGAAGGCGGCGGTTCGATCAAGCCAGCCCTGTCTTCTCTCGGAATGGCCTCTTTGTTTGAATCCGCAGATTTTTCCAACATGTTTTCGGATCCTGTCGAATTCAAGATCAGCGATGTTTTTCACAAGGCATTTGTCGAGGTCAATGAGGAGGGAACCGAGGCTGCAGCAGCGACTGCGGTGGTGGTCGCGGAGAAATCCGCTGCGATGCAAGAAGATCCGATCCGCAATTTTCGGGCCGACCACCCTTTTATTTTCATGATTCAGCACAACGCCTCCAAGAGCATTCTCTTCTTGGGCAAGATGGTGAAGCCGGTAATTTGA
- a CDS encoding SPFH domain-containing protein: MGLFDFIRGQFIDVIEWVDASRDTIIWKFPDQDKEVKMGAQLTVRESQVALMINEGSAADIFQPGRYELTTRNMPIMTSLRSWKYGFESPFKVDIYYVNTRQFTDLKWGTPTPVYIPDSKFGQVEIRAFGAFNFRVKDAGKFFKEFAGTDPEVQVSELEGTLRGKLVDRFTEVVAEMAEQGLSFVQLQAQKSEFTKALMPRIHDYFEQFGLDITDFQIQSITLPPEVNEFLRKNTQMNMVGDLNKFQQFQQAKSMEDAAKNGGGNMDMAGMMMANMMMQNMQNQQQNQQNTQNNQNQPPVQSKEDIMKTLKDLAELKAAGVLTEEEFNEKKKELLAKL, translated from the coding sequence ATGGGACTTTTTGACTTTATCCGTGGCCAGTTTATCGATGTCATCGAATGGGTGGATGCCTCCCGCGATACGATCATCTGGAAATTTCCCGACCAAGACAAGGAAGTGAAAATGGGTGCCCAACTCACCGTGCGTGAGTCACAAGTGGCCCTCATGATCAACGAGGGTTCTGCAGCCGACATTTTCCAGCCCGGCCGCTACGAACTCACAACCCGCAACATGCCCATCATGACCTCGCTCAGGTCATGGAAATATGGCTTTGAGTCGCCATTCAAGGTTGACATCTACTATGTCAATACCCGTCAATTCACTGACCTGAAGTGGGGTACCCCAACGCCGGTCTATATCCCGGACAGCAAATTTGGCCAGGTTGAAATCCGCGCCTTTGGTGCCTTCAACTTCCGTGTCAAAGATGCCGGCAAATTCTTCAAGGAATTCGCAGGTACCGATCCTGAGGTGCAAGTGAGTGAACTCGAAGGCACATTGCGTGGCAAATTGGTCGACCGCTTCACAGAAGTTGTCGCTGAAATGGCCGAGCAAGGTTTGTCCTTCGTGCAACTTCAGGCCCAGAAGTCGGAGTTTACCAAGGCCTTGATGCCGCGCATCCATGACTACTTCGAGCAATTTGGCCTCGATATCACCGACTTCCAGATTCAAAGCATCACGCTTCCTCCCGAAGTCAACGAGTTCCTGCGCAAAAACACGCAGATGAACATGGTCGGTGACTTGAACAAGTTCCAGCAGTTTCAGCAGGCAAAATCCATGGAAGATGCTGCCAAAAACGGCGGCGGAAACATGGACATGGCCGGCATGATGATGGCGAACATGATGATGCAAAACATGCAGAATCAGCAACAAAATCAGCAGAATACGCAGAACAACCAGAATCAGCCACCGGTCCAAAGCAAGGAAGACATCATGAAAACCTTGAAAGACTTGGCTGAGTTGAAGGCTGCCGGAGTACTGACGGAAGAGGAATTCAACGAGAAAAAGAAGGAACTGCTCGCAAAGTTGTAA
- a CDS encoding DUF2480 family protein, with protein sequence MEKDIVNKIALSPLVSFDLADYYDNGPRVGIDIAERLYMGMLLKEADFRVWLAEHDWAQYAGQHVHLYCSADAIIPGWTWMLLAIQLQPFAATIVFGSREDLEKAIWQKSLARIDYAALEGKKIVVKGCGDIEIPQATFVEFIVRLRAIADKLMYGEPCSTVPLWKKEKIKTQVIQ encoded by the coding sequence ATGGAAAAGGACATCGTCAACAAAATCGCCCTCAGTCCGCTCGTTTCTTTTGACCTCGCCGACTATTATGACAATGGTCCAAGAGTGGGTATCGATATCGCGGAGCGGCTGTACATGGGCATGCTTCTCAAGGAAGCTGATTTTCGTGTTTGGCTTGCAGAACACGATTGGGCACAGTACGCCGGGCAGCATGTACACCTTTATTGCTCGGCCGATGCGATCATTCCAGGCTGGACTTGGATGCTTTTGGCGATTCAACTCCAACCTTTTGCCGCAACCATCGTATTTGGTAGCCGTGAAGATCTTGAAAAGGCCATCTGGCAAAAATCACTCGCCCGCATCGACTATGCTGCCTTGGAGGGCAAAAAAATTGTCGTGAAAGGTTGTGGCGACATAGAGATTCCCCAAGCCACATTTGTGGAATTCATCGTGCGACTCCGCGCGATCGCCGACAAGCTCATGTATGGCGAACCCTGCTCCACCGTGCCGCTTTGGAAAAAAGAGAAAATCAAAACACAGGTTATCCAATAA
- a CDS encoding DUF2029 domain-containing protein: MAVANWRYTILVILIGMGTFACIQTYYNSKTYKGPACSQIETYDLFVYSHEHLLNGKNLYIDHLDEHCFTYKYSPAFALFFGLFAYVPQGIGLWLWLMVTVGVTYAAMRALPGMDPPKQFLFFVFASFECLLCLQAQQTNALVAALLLLAFAFLERRKYLPATLFIVITGFIKLFGFGAILLFIFYPQKPKLALYTLLWIAVLALVPLVVVSPSELWGIYEAWHTQILGDHAKYAGMSFFGMLGSFSGMNPPKTLLLGISLVLMLLPLIQIQKWKQPWFRQLVLAALLIWMVIFNHKAESPSYVIAMMGVALWFFSGPRQWPDILLLLFVFAGVSLLFSDITPKSFRKAYAYPYHLKALPCFFAWVRVIIELWARRASASVSR; the protein is encoded by the coding sequence TTGGCTGTAGCCAACTGGAGATACACGATTTTGGTGATCCTCATTGGCATGGGCACTTTTGCCTGCATCCAAACTTATTACAACTCAAAAACCTACAAGGGGCCCGCCTGTTCCCAAATCGAGACCTACGACCTTTTTGTGTATTCCCACGAACATTTGCTCAATGGCAAAAACCTCTACATTGACCATCTGGACGAGCATTGTTTCACTTATAAATACAGTCCAGCGTTTGCCTTGTTTTTTGGCTTGTTCGCTTATGTCCCTCAAGGCATAGGACTTTGGTTATGGTTGATGGTCACAGTCGGAGTGACCTATGCCGCGATGCGCGCCTTGCCAGGCATGGACCCTCCAAAGCAATTTCTGTTTTTTGTATTTGCCAGCTTTGAATGCCTGCTTTGCCTCCAAGCGCAACAAACCAACGCGCTTGTAGCAGCCTTGTTGCTGCTCGCATTTGCCTTCCTTGAACGTCGCAAATACCTGCCTGCGACACTTTTCATCGTGATTACAGGATTCATCAAACTATTTGGATTTGGGGCGATTTTGTTGTTCATTTTCTATCCGCAAAAACCAAAGCTAGCCTTGTATACCCTGCTTTGGATCGCGGTGCTTGCTTTGGTTCCACTCGTGGTCGTGAGCCCTTCAGAATTGTGGGGGATCTACGAAGCTTGGCATACACAGATTCTAGGCGACCACGCAAAATATGCCGGGATGTCCTTTTTTGGAATGCTGGGATCTTTTTCGGGCATGAACCCGCCCAAAACGCTCTTGTTAGGTATCAGCCTGGTTTTGATGCTGTTGCCTTTAATTCAAATTCAAAAATGGAAGCAGCCATGGTTCAGGCAATTGGTTTTGGCGGCGCTGTTGATTTGGATGGTCATTTTTAACCACAAGGCGGAATCGCCTTCGTATGTGATTGCAATGATGGGTGTCGCGCTCTGGTTTTTCAGTGGTCCAAGGCAATGGCCCGACATTCTATTGCTGCTATTTGTATTTGCCGGTGTTTCGCTGCTTTTTTCAGACATTACTCCCAAGTCATTTCGAAAGGCTTACGCCTATCCCTATCATTTGAAGGCATTGCCATGCTTTTTTGCTTGGGTTCGTGTCATCATCGAACTTTGGGCAAGGCGCGCATCCGCGTCAGTATCGCGATGA
- the hflX gene encoding GTPase HflX yields the protein MNSQGVKLEYAGKEKAILVGIYNRTVTKEKAEEYLEEMQLLAQTAGAVTLKVYLQKMDKVHSGTYVGKGKLEEIKAYVDEHKVDLVIFDDDLTPSQVRNIDRVLEVKVMDRSGIILHIFSERARSAQAKAQVELAQLQYLLPRLTGLWTHLSKQKGGIGMKGAGEKEIETDRRNIRFKIDLLKEDLKKIDQQNQTRRKHRGEMVRVALVGYTNAGKSTLMNRLSKSDVLAEDKLFATLDTTVRKVVVDQVPFLLSDTVGFLRKLPHDLVECFKSTLDEVRESDILLHVVDLSHPAFEEQIQVVNETLASLKANEKPTIVVFNKIDRLSAEERDSLEKTWIARENAPATFVAAGANLNIDVLKKQLLDLVRQEYKDKYPHFKFSEIPDYEAMAREQSETGEWPG from the coding sequence ATGAATTCACAAGGAGTTAAATTGGAATACGCAGGCAAAGAAAAGGCCATTTTGGTGGGGATCTATAACCGCACGGTCACCAAGGAAAAGGCAGAAGAATATTTGGAAGAGATGCAACTGCTCGCGCAAACAGCAGGAGCAGTAACCCTCAAAGTATATCTTCAGAAGATGGACAAGGTCCATTCAGGCACCTATGTTGGCAAGGGAAAGCTGGAAGAAATCAAGGCCTATGTAGATGAACACAAAGTGGACCTTGTGATTTTTGACGATGATCTCACACCCTCACAAGTGCGCAACATCGACCGTGTGCTGGAGGTCAAGGTCATGGATCGAAGTGGCATCATCCTGCACATTTTCTCCGAAAGGGCACGCTCAGCACAGGCCAAGGCGCAAGTGGAACTCGCTCAATTACAATATCTATTGCCGAGATTGACAGGGCTTTGGACGCACTTGAGCAAGCAAAAGGGCGGTATTGGTATGAAAGGTGCTGGCGAAAAGGAAATCGAAACCGACCGCCGTAACATCCGTTTCAAGATCGACCTGCTCAAAGAGGATCTCAAAAAAATTGATCAGCAAAATCAGACCCGCCGCAAGCACCGCGGCGAGATGGTGCGTGTCGCCCTCGTCGGCTATACCAATGCCGGAAAAAGCACGCTCATGAACCGCCTGAGCAAAAGTGATGTCCTCGCCGAAGATAAACTTTTCGCGACCCTCGACACCACCGTGCGCAAGGTGGTCGTGGACCAAGTACCTTTCTTGCTCAGCGATACCGTCGGCTTCCTGCGCAAGCTCCCCCACGACTTGGTCGAGTGCTTCAAAAGCACGCTCGATGAGGTACGCGAAAGCGATATTCTCCTGCACGTGGTCGACCTCAGTCACCCTGCATTTGAGGAGCAAATCCAAGTGGTCAATGAGACGCTCGCCTCCCTCAAAGCCAACGAGAAACCCACGATCGTCGTCTTCAACAAGATCGACCGATTGTCGGCAGAGGAGCGCGATTCGTTGGAAAAAACCTGGATCGCCCGCGAAAACGCACCTGCAACCTTTGTCGCCGCAGGCGCCAACCTCAACATCGACGTTTTGAAAAAGCAGTTGCTCGATCTGGTTCGTCAGGAATACAAGGACAAATACCCCCACTTCAAGTTTTCGGAAATTCCTGATTACGAGGCAATGGCTCGGGAGCAAAGCGAGACTGGCGAATGGCCGGGATGA
- a CDS encoding NTP transferase domain-containing protein: protein MAGGKGERLSPLTDDLPKPLVKIGNRPIAEYSIIRLQKAGVKHFTFCVNHFGEQIAAHFGDGSDWGLTFEYIFEPKPLGTMGGVALKENFVYDDLLVINGDLLTTINFEKFFAFFVEEDADMAVATIPYRINLPYGIIELDDQHVISSIKEKPTFTYHINCGIYFVRKELLQLVPANKRFDAIELIETAMRAGKKVSSFPVMEYWIDIGKMDDYQKAQEDVQFLDF, encoded by the coding sequence ATGGCAGGTGGGAAAGGTGAGCGTTTGAGTCCTTTGACGGATGACCTCCCAAAGCCCCTTGTGAAGATCGGCAATCGCCCCATTGCTGAGTACAGTATCATTCGGCTTCAAAAGGCTGGCGTGAAACATTTCACATTTTGTGTCAACCATTTTGGAGAGCAAATCGCAGCGCACTTTGGAGATGGCTCTGATTGGGGGTTGACCTTTGAGTACATCTTTGAACCTAAACCGCTCGGCACGATGGGCGGAGTGGCCCTCAAAGAAAACTTCGTTTACGACGATTTGCTCGTGATCAATGGCGACTTGCTCACCACCATTAACTTCGAAAAGTTTTTCGCCTTTTTTGTAGAAGAAGATGCAGATATGGCGGTGGCAACGATTCCCTACCGCATCAACCTTCCTTACGGCATCATTGAACTGGACGACCAACACGTCATCAGCTCAATCAAAGAAAAGCCCACTTTTACTTATCATATCAACTGTGGCATTTACTTCGTGCGGAAAGAGTTGCTTCAACTTGTTCCGGCAAACAAGCGATTTGACGCCATTGAGCTCATCGAAACCGCCATGCGCGCCGGGAAAAAAGTATCTTCCTTTCCGGTGATGGAATATTGGATCGACATCGGAAAGATGGACGACTATCAGAAAGCACAAGAGGACGTGCAGTTCCTCGATTTCTGA
- a CDS encoding Do family serine endopeptidase yields MKRSVGTFLLAFVGAALGFGVMRWVTPAADTGFQLSKPMVVAANQTHLPNRDLSQVGELPSFVQASAIATPSVVHIRSFFAEKSGDPFHGFFGSPLQGGMRPQSSGSGVIISKDGYIATNNHVVKGAEKVEVTLEDKRSFKATIVGTDPTTDLALLKIDQDDLPFLPFGNSTEVLVGEWVLAVGNPFNLTSTVTAGIVSAKGRSLNLLNEEFAIESFIQTDAAVNPGNSGGALINTAGQLIGINTAIASETGSFSGYSFAIPVNIVRKVMEDLREFGEVQRGIIGVQIQNINAQIAEKYGLETLEGALVTGTIQGGAAQSAGIEQGDIITKVNETPIRGASELQEEIGIYHPGDKVQLTLIRDGATRQMEVVLRSREGKTTMNERTADGQKPSETNDSEGFNTKLGVQLEAITLTEKGKLGLENGVKVVKLRKGKLLDAGLEEGFVITRVNKHFVESPADVERYVASSEGGILIEGVTADGKKKFFAFE; encoded by the coding sequence ATGAAAAGATCGGTTGGAACATTTTTGCTTGCTTTTGTTGGTGCTGCATTGGGTTTTGGGGTCATGCGGTGGGTTACGCCAGCCGCTGACACCGGTTTTCAATTGAGCAAACCCATGGTGGTAGCCGCCAATCAAACCCATTTGCCCAATAGAGATCTCTCGCAAGTCGGGGAGTTGCCCAGTTTCGTTCAGGCATCCGCAATCGCGACACCCTCTGTGGTGCACATTCGGTCGTTTTTTGCCGAAAAATCAGGCGATCCTTTCCATGGTTTTTTTGGCAGCCCGTTGCAGGGCGGCATGCGGCCACAATCCTCGGGATCCGGCGTGATCATCTCCAAAGACGGCTATATCGCGACCAATAACCACGTGGTCAAAGGCGCCGAAAAGGTGGAAGTAACCTTGGAAGACAAACGCAGCTTCAAAGCAACCATTGTCGGCACAGACCCCACAACTGACCTTGCCTTGCTCAAAATCGATCAAGACGATCTCCCTTTCCTTCCTTTTGGCAATTCTACAGAGGTTTTGGTCGGCGAATGGGTGCTCGCAGTCGGCAATCCATTTAACCTGACCTCCACCGTCACCGCCGGCATCGTAAGTGCCAAAGGCCGCAGCCTCAACCTGCTGAATGAGGAATTTGCCATCGAGAGCTTCATCCAAACCGACGCTGCAGTCAATCCAGGCAACAGCGGAGGCGCCTTGATCAACACTGCCGGCCAACTCATCGGCATCAACACGGCCATCGCCTCGGAAACAGGCTCATTTTCAGGCTATTCATTTGCAATTCCCGTCAACATCGTGCGCAAGGTCATGGAAGACCTCCGCGAATTTGGCGAAGTGCAACGTGGCATCATCGGCGTGCAAATCCAGAACATCAACGCACAAATCGCCGAGAAATATGGGCTTGAGACCTTGGAGGGCGCTTTGGTAACAGGCACGATCCAAGGCGGAGCAGCGCAGTCTGCCGGCATCGAGCAGGGAGACATCATCACCAAGGTGAATGAAACCCCGATTCGTGGTGCCTCCGAATTGCAAGAGGAAATTGGGATTTACCATCCCGGTGACAAGGTGCAACTCACCTTGATCAGGGATGGAGCCACCCGCCAAATGGAAGTTGTCCTGCGCAGCCGCGAAGGCAAGACAACGATGAATGAACGCACCGCAGACGGGCAAAAACCCTCGGAAACCAACGATTCCGAAGGTTTCAACACAAAACTTGGTGTACAATTGGAGGCGATTACCTTGACGGAAAAGGGCAAGCTTGGCTTGGAAAACGGCGTCAAGGTCGTAAAACTGCGCAAAGGCAAATTGTTGGATGCAGGGTTGGAAGAGGGTTTTGTGATCACCCGTGTCAACAAACACTTCGTGGAAAGCCCCGCCGATGTCGAACGCTACGTGGCGAGCAGTGAAGGGGGTATCTTGATCGAAGGTGTGACCGCGGATGGCAAGAAGAAATTCTTCGCTTTTGAGTAA